In bacterium, the following proteins share a genomic window:
- a CDS encoding FtsQ-type POTRA domain-containing protein: MKKRSPLIRRKNVKKEAKRRRFRFLGRAVLGLALAGAMIWGGRMALMRFDFFALRKIEILGAPQSLSQAEILKRSQVTLGTNLFKIPVAQVQGRLLLHPYFKSVSVQRRLPHSLVIDIRERLPAFVMNASDRLFYVDADGEIFKDISDSDDSRDLVVLSGFDEDQILLEASTTRKRIADAALLQKLFRETDFGAAMGLSEIQYEKNIGFTLYPEKKKYSIKMGLKDFPEKLKKFQEIWEKIEKSNSRISSIDLNYPGKVLMTL; this comes from the coding sequence GTGAAGAAACGCAGCCCCCTCATCCGTCGGAAGAACGTCAAGAAAGAGGCCAAGCGCCGCCGCTTCCGCTTCCTCGGCCGGGCCGTGCTGGGATTGGCTTTGGCCGGGGCCATGATCTGGGGCGGGCGGATGGCCCTGATGCGCTTCGACTTCTTCGCCCTCCGCAAGATCGAGATCCTCGGTGCGCCCCAAAGCCTGAGCCAGGCCGAGATCCTCAAGCGGAGCCAAGTGACCCTCGGCACCAACCTCTTCAAGATTCCGGTGGCCCAAGTGCAGGGCCGCCTGCTGCTTCATCCTTATTTCAAGTCGGTTTCGGTCCAGCGCCGGCTGCCCCATAGCTTGGTCATCGACATCCGGGAGCGCCTGCCGGCCTTCGTGATGAACGCTTCGGACCGGCTCTTCTACGTCGATGCCGATGGCGAGATCTTCAAGGACATCAGCGACAGCGACGACAGCCGCGATCTGGTGGTGCTCTCGGGTTTCGACGAGGATCAAATCCTGCTGGAGGCTTCGACCACCCGAAAGCGCATCGCCGACGCCGCTCTGCTGCAAAAACTTTTCCGCGAGACCGATTTCGGCGCCGCGATGGGGCTCAGCGAAATTCAGTACGAAAAAAATATTGGATTTACCCTCTACCCAGAAAAGAAAAAGTATAGTATCAAAATGGGACTGAAGGACTTCCCGGAAAAGCTTAAAAAGTTTCAGGAAATCTGGGAAAAAATCGAGAAGTCTAATTCGCGGATTTCCTCCATCGACCTCAATTATCCGGGAAAAGTCCTCATGACTTTGTAG
- a CDS encoding D-alanine--D-alanine ligase, whose translation MSSFKDKIVGVLMGGLSKEREVSLKSGAAVLDALLLRGFDAVPIDVGPDIVQQLKEKAIDVAFLALHGRYGEDGCIQGLLEILNIPYTGSSVMTSALAMDKYLTKDVARQEGLTTPDSVFFDAFVENIDGFLANFNLRLPVVVKPSREGSTIGIAKVGDRAELKAAVLAAAQLDSRVLIEGFVEGREVTVPVLNQEPLPVLEVVPKNGFYDYQSKYTPGATTYTCPAQIPEDWTRRVQDEAKRIYRRLGCEGVARADFIFDAQGTPCFLEINTLPGMTGTSLVPKSAAVAGISFGELVEKILDSARLKIQ comes from the coding sequence ATGAGCTCCTTTAAGGACAAGATCGTCGGCGTCCTGATGGGCGGGCTTTCCAAAGAGCGCGAGGTTTCGCTGAAGAGCGGGGCCGCCGTCCTCGACGCGCTTTTGCTCCGCGGCTTCGACGCGGTTCCGATCGACGTCGGCCCCGACATCGTCCAACAACTGAAGGAGAAGGCGATCGACGTCGCCTTCCTCGCTCTCCATGGCCGCTATGGCGAGGACGGCTGCATCCAGGGCCTGCTCGAGATCCTCAACATCCCTTACACCGGCTCTTCGGTCATGACCTCGGCCCTGGCGATGGACAAGTACCTGACCAAGGACGTCGCCCGCCAGGAAGGCTTGACCACCCCCGATTCGGTTTTTTTCGACGCCTTCGTCGAAAACATCGACGGCTTTTTGGCCAATTTCAACTTGCGCTTGCCGGTGGTGGTGAAGCCCAGCCGCGAAGGCTCGACCATCGGCATCGCCAAGGTCGGGGACCGGGCCGAGCTGAAGGCCGCCGTCCTGGCCGCCGCCCAGCTCGACAGCCGGGTTTTGATCGAGGGCTTCGTCGAGGGCCGCGAGGTCACGGTGCCGGTGCTCAACCAGGAGCCGCTGCCGGTCCTGGAGGTCGTGCCCAAGAACGGCTTCTACGATTATCAGTCCAAGTACACTCCGGGCGCGACGACCTACACCTGTCCGGCCCAGATCCCCGAGGATTGGACCCGCCGGGTCCAGGACGAGGCCAAGCGAATCTACCGCCGCCTCGGTTGCGAGGGCGTGGCCCGGGCCGATTTCATCTTCGACGCCCAGGGAACGCCCTGTTTTCTCGAGATCAATACCTTGCCCGGGATGACCGGGACCTCGCTGGTGCCCAAGTCGGCCGCGGTGGCCGGGATCAGCTTCGGCGAGCTGGTGGAGAAGATCCTGGATAGCGCGAGGCTCAAGATCCAGTGA
- the murB gene encoding UDP-N-acetylmuramate dehydrogenase — translation MDAASIETLLQERTPPRPEAGWQDRLRALARGELRFEEPLKRHTTLQIGGPADVLVYPADLDDLRKIIEFAQAQHVPWMVLGWGSNVLVRDGGIRGIVFRLQKTFTRFEVLDETDSEVLIDVESGVPLPKVVESGKQKGWKGVETLYGIPGSVGGTLKMNAGTRLGEIKEFVEEITVLRPDGTVHAYPKKKIKFEYRSSNLPSKEIVISGKLRFQKGDPAAVQEAVTAYQKKRHESQPLDLPNVGSVFKNPDKGFAAQIIEELGLKGVRVGGARISSKHSNFIVNENEASAKDVLVLIGLIRDKVKEELDLKLELEVKVIGEDELL, via the coding sequence ATGGACGCCGCATCGATCGAAACCCTCCTCCAAGAGAGGACGCCGCCGCGCCCCGAGGCTGGTTGGCAGGACCGGCTCCGCGCCCTGGCCCGCGGGGAGCTGCGCTTCGAAGAGCCGCTGAAACGCCACACCACTCTCCAGATCGGCGGGCCGGCCGACGTCTTGGTCTATCCGGCCGACTTGGACGACTTGCGAAAGATCATCGAGTTCGCCCAGGCCCAGCACGTTCCATGGATGGTCTTGGGTTGGGGCAGCAACGTCTTGGTCCGAGACGGCGGCATCCGCGGCATCGTCTTCCGGCTGCAAAAGACTTTCACTCGCTTCGAGGTGCTCGACGAAACCGACAGTGAAGTCCTGATCGACGTCGAGTCGGGCGTTCCGTTGCCTAAGGTCGTGGAGAGCGGAAAGCAAAAGGGCTGGAAGGGCGTCGAGACCCTCTACGGAATCCCCGGCTCGGTCGGCGGCACCCTCAAGATGAATGCCGGCACCCGCTTGGGCGAGATCAAGGAATTCGTCGAGGAGATCACCGTGCTCCGGCCCGACGGGACGGTCCACGCCTATCCCAAGAAGAAGATCAAATTCGAATATCGCAGCTCCAATCTACCCTCGAAGGAGATCGTGATCTCGGGCAAGCTGCGCTTCCAAAAAGGCGACCCGGCCGCGGTCCAAGAGGCGGTGACGGCTTACCAGAAGAAGCGCCACGAATCCCAGCCGCTGGACCTGCCCAACGTCGGCTCGGTGTTCAAGAACCCCGACAAGGGCTTCGCCGCCCAGATCATCGAGGAGTTGGGCCTCAAGGGCGTGCGGGTCGGCGGCGCCCGGATCAGCTCCAAGCATTCCAATTTCATCGTCAACGAGAACGAGGCCAGCGCCAAGGACGTGCTGGTGCTGATCGGGTTGATTCGCGACAAGGTCAAGGAAGAGCTCGATCTCAAGCTCGAGCTCGAGGTCAAGGTGATCGGAGAGGATGAGCTCCTTTAA